A single region of the Pseudomonas mandelii genome encodes:
- a CDS encoding DMT family transporter: MFVLSKKSALAAASTSLFVLLWSSGAIFSKWGLAHASPFAFLLIRFAIALCGLMLLVPLLKLKLPKGGKAMLYAMATGVVLLGAYQIFYLLALDLKVTPGVMATIMGVQPILTVVIMERQRSASRMFGLALGLVGLIMVVYQGIGLAGMSLAGMLFGLLALASMTFGSIMQKRITDNPLGTLPVQYLAGLLLCGIFVPFQPFHFEHGSGFIVPVLWMGLVVSVLATLLLYRLIARGNLVNVTSLFYLVPAVTAVMDYLIFGNRLAVLSMLGMLLIIVGLVFVFRKAA; the protein is encoded by the coding sequence ATGTTTGTCCTGTCGAAAAAATCCGCGCTCGCGGCGGCGTCCACGAGCCTGTTCGTTCTGCTGTGGAGCAGCGGTGCGATCTTCTCCAAATGGGGCCTGGCCCACGCATCGCCCTTTGCCTTTCTGCTGATTCGCTTTGCCATCGCCTTGTGCGGATTGATGCTGCTGGTGCCGTTGCTCAAGCTGAAATTGCCCAAGGGTGGCAAAGCGATGTTGTATGCGATGGCCACGGGCGTGGTGTTGCTGGGGGCTTATCAGATTTTTTATCTGCTGGCCCTGGACCTCAAAGTCACACCGGGCGTTATGGCAACCATCATGGGTGTGCAGCCGATTCTCACGGTGGTGATCATGGAGCGTCAGCGCTCGGCCAGCCGGATGTTCGGTCTGGCGCTGGGCCTGGTCGGGTTGATCATGGTGGTTTACCAGGGCATCGGTCTGGCGGGCATGTCTTTGGCCGGGATGCTTTTTGGTTTGCTGGCGTTGGCGAGCATGACCTTTGGCTCGATCATGCAGAAGCGCATCACCGACAATCCCCTCGGCACACTGCCGGTGCAGTACCTCGCGGGGCTGCTGCTCTGCGGGATCTTCGTGCCGTTCCAGCCGTTTCATTTCGAACACGGCAGCGGGTTTATCGTGCCGGTGCTGTGGATGGGATTGGTGGTGTCGGTGCTGGCAACGTTGCTGCTGTACCGCTTGATCGCCCGGGGCAATCTGGTGAATGTCACCAGTCTGTTTTACCTGGTGCCGGCCGTGACGGCGGTGATGGACTACCTGATTTTCGGTAATCGGCTGGCGGTATTGAGCATGCTCGGCATGCTGCTGATCATCGTCGGGCTGGTATTTGTGTTCCGTAAAGCAGCGTAA
- a CDS encoding LysR family transcriptional regulator: MTRIPAANVIHSRLRLRQLRLMLALQEFGSLRRAADHIGMTQPAATKMLHEAEDLLGVELFERLPRGMRSTPFGETVIYYARMVFAELSGMREELVALESGNLGRVAVGAIPALASGLLTRTIATLKQSHPRLSMSIQVDTSDVLVQALLQDQLDIVLGRIPAGARAEELLFDSLGEEALCVISGAQNPLAKEKNLSWAELQNMTWVLQQQPSPMRAIINQVFHNARVDIPSSIVETTSIMTLLSLIQQTDMLGVTPVSVVEDYPGRDLLAVLPIKFEARLPPYGLITRRHRIQSSAMQAFMNSVRAEHALTK, translated from the coding sequence ATGACCCGAATTCCTGCTGCCAATGTGATCCACAGTCGACTGCGTCTGCGCCAACTGCGGCTGATGCTGGCGTTGCAGGAATTCGGCTCGTTGCGTCGCGCCGCCGACCACATCGGCATGACCCAGCCGGCAGCCACCAAGATGTTGCACGAAGCCGAAGACTTGCTCGGCGTCGAACTCTTCGAGCGTCTGCCCCGGGGCATGCGCTCGACCCCGTTCGGGGAAACCGTCATCTACTACGCGCGCATGGTGTTTGCTGAACTGAGCGGCATGCGTGAAGAACTGGTCGCGCTCGAATCCGGCAACCTTGGCCGGGTTGCGGTCGGTGCGATTCCGGCGCTGGCCTCGGGGCTGTTGACCCGCACCATCGCGACCTTGAAGCAAAGCCATCCACGCTTGTCGATGAGCATTCAGGTCGACACCAGCGACGTGCTGGTGCAGGCGCTGTTGCAGGACCAGCTGGATATCGTATTGGGCCGGATTCCGGCGGGCGCACGGGCCGAAGAGTTGCTGTTCGACAGCCTCGGCGAAGAAGCCTTGTGCGTCATCTCCGGCGCGCAGAACCCGTTGGCGAAAGAGAAAAACCTGAGCTGGGCCGAGTTGCAGAACATGACTTGGGTGCTGCAACAGCAACCGAGTCCGATGCGTGCGATCATCAATCAGGTATTCCACAATGCGCGGGTCGACATCCCCAGCAGCATCGTTGAGACCACCTCGATCATGACCTTGCTGTCCTTGATCCAGCAGACCGACATGCTGGGCGTCACACCGGTGTCGGTGGTGGAGGATTACCCGGGCCGTGATTTGCTGGCGGTGTTGCCGATCAAGTTTGAAGCACGGCTGCCGCCGTACGGGCTGATTACCCGCCGTCACCGCATTCAATCGTCAGCGATGCAGGCGTTCATGAATTCGGTGCGGGCCGAGCACGCGCTGACCAAATAA
- a CDS encoding tripartite tricarboxylate transporter permease, which produces MSEFDSLLQGMNLILTPGHIGLMVIGVLLGILVGVLPGLGAPNGVALLLPLTFTMSPVSAIILLSCMYWGALFGGSITSILFNIPGEPSSVATTFDGYPMAREGRAAEALTAAFSSALIGALAGVLLLTFLSTKIAAFAMSFSSPEFFAVYLLAFCTFIGMSKNPPLKTVVAMMIGFAMAAVGMDTVSGNLRLTFDQPALMTGISFEVAVIGLFGIGEILCTVEEGLVFRGEHARITPMVILRTWAKLPRYWWTILRSTLVGCWMGITPGGPTAASFMSYSLARRFSKNRENFGKGELEGVIAPETADHAAGTSALLPMLTLGIPGSATAAVMLGGLMIWGLHPGPTLFVEQHDFVWGLIASMYLGNVVSLIVVLATVPLFASILRIPFSIIAPIIIMVCAIGAYSVHNSFVDVVLMLGFGALGYLFKKLGYPIAPLVLAAVLGDKAEDAFRQSMLFSDGHVGIFWSNPLVGCLTTAALLMLFWPLISKALGTLTGLRKPQVAKPKSVL; this is translated from the coding sequence ATGAGCGAATTCGATTCCCTGCTGCAAGGCATGAACCTGATCCTCACCCCGGGCCACATCGGCCTGATGGTGATCGGCGTGCTGCTGGGCATTCTGGTCGGCGTATTGCCCGGCCTCGGCGCCCCCAATGGCGTGGCGTTGTTGCTGCCGCTGACCTTCACCATGTCGCCGGTGTCGGCGATCATTTTGCTGTCGTGCATGTATTGGGGCGCGCTGTTCGGCGGTTCGATCACCTCGATTCTGTTCAACATCCCCGGTGAGCCCTCATCGGTGGCGACCACGTTCGACGGTTACCCGATGGCCCGCGAAGGTCGCGCTGCCGAAGCGTTGACGGCCGCATTCAGTTCGGCGCTGATCGGCGCGCTGGCCGGGGTGTTGCTGCTGACCTTCCTGTCGACCAAGATTGCCGCATTCGCCATGTCTTTCAGTTCGCCGGAGTTCTTCGCGGTGTACCTGTTGGCGTTTTGCACCTTCATCGGCATGAGCAAGAATCCGCCGCTGAAAACCGTGGTGGCGATGATGATTGGTTTCGCCATGGCCGCCGTGGGCATGGACACTGTCTCCGGCAACCTGCGCCTGACCTTCGACCAGCCCGCGTTGATGACGGGCATCAGCTTCGAGGTGGCCGTGATCGGCTTGTTCGGGATCGGCGAAATTCTCTGCACCGTCGAGGAAGGCCTGGTGTTTCGCGGCGAGCATGCGCGCATCACGCCGATGGTCATCCTGCGCACCTGGGCCAAGTTGCCGCGTTACTGGTGGACGATCCTGCGCAGCACGCTGGTCGGTTGCTGGATGGGCATCACGCCCGGTGGTCCGACGGCGGCCTCGTTCATGAGCTACAGTCTGGCGCGGCGCTTTTCGAAGAACCGCGAGAACTTCGGCAAGGGTGAACTCGAAGGCGTAATCGCCCCGGAAACCGCCGACCACGCCGCCGGCACCAGCGCCCTGCTGCCCATGCTGACCCTCGGCATTCCCGGCTCGGCCACTGCGGCGGTCATGCTCGGCGGTCTGATGATCTGGGGCCTGCATCCTGGCCCGACGTTGTTCGTCGAGCAGCATGATTTCGTCTGGGGCCTGATCGCCAGCATGTACCTCGGGAACGTGGTCAGCCTGATCGTGGTGCTGGCCACCGTGCCGCTGTTCGCTTCGATCCTGCGCATTCCGTTCTCGATCATCGCGCCGATTATCATCATGGTCTGCGCCATCGGTGCCTACTCGGTGCACAACTCGTTCGTCGACGTGGTGTTGATGTTGGGCTTCGGTGCGCTGGGTTATCTGTTCAAGAAACTCGGTTACCCGATTGCGCCGCTGGTGTTGGCGGCGGTACTGGGCGACAAGGCGGAAGATGCGTTCCGTCAGTCGATGCTGTTCTCCGACGGCCACGTGGGGATTTTCTGGTCCAACCCGTTAGTGGGCTGCCTGACCACGGCGGCGTTGCTGATGCTGTTCTGGCCGTTGATTTCCAAGGCGCTGGGCACCCTGACGGGGCTGCGCAAACCGCAGGTCGCCAAGCCTAAATCGGTGCTGTAA
- a CDS encoding helix-turn-helix domain-containing protein, with the protein MTELDMNDLEPMFADDPMFEASAPPDGLNYMETLFWNELVQGKAINLQLLSQSPEYKRAVDLFAGESGKAVHNGQTYWQRRQERVRQRSAENKQDAADFGLKRRPWLSQEAHTRVISQGLDDIQAGTRLRTNHYLERVGVSADDARAIARYDRTAMNETALESLKGHDVMKTVETGMQAAAGMHHGTTASCLGKVRDCYHAGLGVLAAIQAEQKRMAAEVADLKAKLANHDKRIEMVEDGIDWKTEALRLKAAGRNASEIGRALGQNPATVRKHLSRAKV; encoded by the coding sequence TTGACCGAATTAGACATGAACGACCTGGAGCCGATGTTTGCAGATGACCCGATGTTCGAGGCGTCCGCGCCACCGGACGGACTGAACTACATGGAAACGCTGTTCTGGAATGAGCTGGTACAAGGCAAAGCAATCAACTTGCAGCTCCTGTCACAGTCGCCTGAGTACAAGCGAGCCGTGGACCTGTTCGCCGGTGAGTCGGGCAAGGCAGTGCACAACGGACAGACGTACTGGCAGCGCCGCCAAGAGCGTGTACGCCAGCGCAGCGCCGAGAACAAGCAAGACGCGGCTGACTTCGGATTGAAGCGCCGCCCGTGGTTGAGTCAGGAAGCCCACACCCGAGTTATCAGCCAAGGCTTGGACGACATTCAAGCGGGCACCCGCCTGCGCACGAACCATTACCTTGAGCGAGTCGGCGTATCCGCTGATGACGCCAGAGCAATCGCCCGGTACGACCGTACCGCCATGAATGAAACCGCGCTTGAGTCGCTGAAAGGGCATGACGTTATGAAGACAGTCGAAACTGGAATGCAGGCAGCAGCAGGTATGCACCACGGCACCACGGCAAGCTGCCTTGGCAAAGTCCGCGACTGCTATCACGCTGGTCTAGGTGTGCTGGCCGCGATTCAAGCCGAGCAGAAACGCATGGCCGCTGAAGTTGCCGATTTGAAAGCAAAGCTCGCTAACCATGATAAGCGTATCGAGATGGTCGAGGATGGTATCGACTGGAAGACCGAGGCTTTACGGTTGAAGGCGGCAGGAAGGAACGCGTCTGAGATTGGTCGGGCGCTGGGCCAGAATCCGGCCACTGTTCGCAAGCATCTGAGCCGTGCCAAGGTGTGA
- a CDS encoding AAA family ATPase — MKFEGTQAYVATDDLKLAVNAAITLERPLLVKGEPGTGKTMLAEQLAESFGAKLITWHIKSTTKAHQGLYEYDAVSRLRDSQLGTEKVHDVRNYLKKGKLWEAFESEERVILLIDEIDKADIEFPNDLLQELDKMEFYVYEIDETIKAKKRPIIIITSNNEKELPDAFLRRCFFHYIAFPDRVTLQKIVDVHYPNIKKDLVSEALDVFFDVRKVPGLKKKPSTSELVDWLKLLMADNIGEAVLRERDPTKAIPPLAGALVKNEQDVQLLERLAFMSRRGTR, encoded by the coding sequence ATGAAGTTCGAAGGCACCCAGGCCTACGTCGCCACCGATGACCTGAAGCTGGCGGTCAACGCCGCCATTACCCTGGAGCGTCCACTGCTGGTCAAGGGCGAGCCAGGCACCGGCAAAACCATGCTCGCCGAGCAATTGGCCGAGTCCTTCGGTGCAAAATTGATCACCTGGCACATCAAGTCCACCACCAAGGCGCATCAGGGCCTGTACGAGTACGACGCGGTCAGCCGCCTGCGTGACTCGCAACTGGGCACGGAAAAAGTCCACGACGTTCGCAACTACCTGAAAAAGGGCAAGCTCTGGGAAGCGTTCGAGTCCGAAGAGCGAGTGATTCTGCTGATCGACGAAATCGACAAGGCCGACATCGAGTTCCCGAACGACCTGCTGCAAGAACTCGACAAGATGGAGTTCTACGTTTACGAGATCGACGAAACCATCAAGGCCAAGAAACGCCCGATCATCATCATTACCTCCAACAACGAGAAAGAGCTGCCGGACGCCTTCCTGCGCCGCTGCTTCTTCCACTACATCGCGTTCCCGGATCGCGTGACGCTGCAGAAAATCGTCGACGTGCACTACCCGAACATCAAGAAAGACCTGGTCAGCGAAGCGCTGGACGTGTTCTTCGACGTGCGCAAGGTGCCGGGCCTGAAGAAGAAGCCGTCGACCTCGGAACTGGTGGACTGGCTGAAGCTGCTGATGGCCGACAACATCGGCGAAGCGGTACTGCGCGAACGCGATCCGACCAAAGCGATCCCACCCTTGGCAGGCGCCCTGGTGAAGAACGAACAGGATGTTCAATTGCTTGAGCGCCTGGCGTTCATGAGCCGTCGCGGCACCCGCTAA
- a CDS encoding site-specific integrase — protein MNQRSSIPLDRMLNLHTEMKEQVRGHHSTVVLLARYGLRPGELLQEGPEALGYRVDILGNRELVFKAALSGGKNAAARRDIPVHADDAGMFREVLAGLGLAKDATPVQRDRRIRQRVRNVSRVFNRLLGEGDGLSLYSQRHTCADLLRVVGATAEEVGGVLGHTAAGAKATSIYGGSQPLDRPRELLEKVRALIPS, from the coding sequence GTGAACCAGCGTTCAAGTATTCCCTTGGATCGGATGCTGAACCTGCACACCGAGATGAAGGAGCAAGTGCGCGGTCATCACTCGACGGTTGTCCTGCTGGCACGGTACGGGTTACGACCCGGGGAGCTGCTGCAAGAGGGACCGGAGGCGCTGGGGTATCGCGTGGACATTCTCGGCAATCGGGAGCTGGTGTTCAAGGCCGCGCTCAGTGGCGGTAAGAACGCCGCTGCCCGCCGGGATATACCTGTGCATGCCGATGATGCTGGGATGTTCCGTGAGGTGCTGGCGGGCCTTGGGCTAGCCAAGGATGCCACTCCGGTGCAGCGTGATAGACGGATTCGCCAGCGCGTGCGGAACGTGTCGCGTGTGTTCAACCGTCTGCTTGGCGAGGGGGACGGGCTGTCGCTGTACAGCCAGCGTCACACCTGCGCGGACCTTCTGCGGGTTGTGGGTGCTACGGCGGAGGAAGTCGGCGGGGTGCTGGGCCATACCGCTGCTGGCGCTAAAGCCACGAGCATTTACGGTGGGAGCCAGCCTTTGGACCGACCGCGTGAGCTGCTGGAGAAGGTGCGGGCGCTAATCCCAAGCTGA
- a CDS encoding aspartyl/asparaginyl beta-hydroxylase domain-containing protein, producing the protein MTFSFAAKASVLLLFLGSTLYVHLRGKARLPVLRQFVNHSALFAPYNALMYLFSGVPSKPYLDRSKFPELDVLKDNWEVIRDEAMHLFDEGYIRAAEKHNDAGFGSFFKKGWKRFYLKWYDKPLPSAEALCPKTVALVSSIPNVKGAMFALLPGGSHLNPHRDPFAGSLRYHLGLSTPNSDDCRIFVDGQVYAWRDGEDVMFDETYVHWVKNESEKTRVILFCDIERPLSNRVMTFINRWLSGLLGRATAPQNLDDERVGGINQAYAWSKNSSDKVSGVVKRWKRRNPKAYRVLRPVLAVVVLTLLGYWLFA; encoded by the coding sequence ATGACCTTTTCCTTTGCCGCGAAAGCGTCAGTGTTGCTGCTATTTCTGGGCAGCACCCTCTATGTGCATTTGCGCGGCAAGGCGCGATTGCCGGTTCTGCGTCAATTCGTCAATCACTCGGCCTTGTTTGCACCTTACAACGCCTTGATGTACCTGTTCTCCGGCGTGCCGTCCAAACCCTATCTGGACCGCAGCAAGTTCCCGGAACTGGACGTGCTCAAAGACAACTGGGAAGTCATCCGCGACGAAGCCATGCACCTGTTCGACGAGGGTTACATCCGCGCCGCCGAAAAACACAACGATGCGGGGTTTGGTTCGTTTTTCAAGAAAGGCTGGAAACGTTTCTACCTCAAGTGGTACGACAAACCCCTGCCATCCGCTGAAGCCTTATGCCCGAAAACCGTGGCGCTGGTGAGCAGTATTCCCAACGTAAAGGGTGCAATGTTCGCGTTGCTGCCGGGTGGCAGCCACCTCAACCCGCACCGCGACCCGTTTGCCGGTTCGCTGCGCTATCACCTGGGGCTGTCGACGCCGAACTCCGACGATTGCCGTATCTTTGTCGACGGCCAGGTGTATGCCTGGCGTGATGGTGAAGATGTGATGTTTGATGAGACCTACGTGCATTGGGTCAAGAACGAATCCGAGAAAACCCGCGTCATTCTGTTCTGCGACATCGAACGACCGCTGAGCAACCGCGTCATGACCTTCATCAACCGCTGGCTCAGCGGCTTGCTCGGTCGCGCCACCGCACCTCAGAACCTTGATGATGAACGTGTCGGCGGGATTAACCAGGCGTATGCCTGGAGCAAGAATTCCAGCGACAAGGTCAGTGGTGTGGTCAAACGCTGGAAGCGTCGTAATCCCAAGGCGTACCGCGTGCTGCGGCCGGTGTTGGCGGTGGTGGTGCTGACGTTGTTGGGGTATTGGTTGTTTGCGTGA
- a CDS encoding tripartite tricarboxylate transporter TctB family protein gives MSHSSDSPALVGTRWVELGLTLFTTLIGAVVMFGSLEQGIGWGDSGPEPGYFPFYIGLLLSAASVGNGVLTVVRWHALSIAFVSRSAFKQVLSVFIPIALFVGAMPFTGIYVASACFIAWFMWRDKVRAKPYGKWMIGTVSLGAVLASYLIFALWFKVPLDAGPMGDWIALAGRSFK, from the coding sequence ATGTCCCATTCTTCGGATTCACCGGCGCTGGTCGGTACCCGCTGGGTCGAGCTCGGCCTGACACTCTTCACCACGCTGATCGGCGCGGTGGTGATGTTCGGCAGTCTCGAACAAGGTATCGGCTGGGGCGATTCCGGCCCCGAGCCGGGTTACTTCCCCTTCTACATCGGCCTGCTGTTGAGCGCCGCGAGCGTGGGCAACGGCGTGTTGACCGTGGTGCGCTGGCACGCCCTGAGCATTGCATTCGTCAGCCGCAGCGCATTCAAGCAAGTGCTGTCGGTGTTCATCCCGATTGCGCTGTTCGTCGGCGCCATGCCGTTCACCGGCATTTATGTGGCCTCGGCCTGCTTCATCGCCTGGTTCATGTGGCGTGACAAGGTGCGCGCCAAGCCTTACGGCAAATGGATGATCGGCACCGTGTCCCTCGGCGCGGTGCTGGCCAGCTACCTGATTTTCGCGTTGTGGTTCAAGGTCCCGCTGGATGCCGGCCCGATGGGCGACTGGATTGCACTGGCCGGGAGAAGTTTCAAATGA
- the cysK gene encoding cysteine synthase A, whose amino-acid sequence MSRIYADNAHSIGNTPLVQINRIAPRGVTILAKIEGRNPGYSVKCRIGASMIWDAESSGKLKPGMTIVEPTSGNTGIGLAFVAAARGYKLMLTMPASMSIERRKVLKALGAELVLTEPAKGMKGAIEKAAEILASDPAKYFMPSQFDNPANPAIHEKTTGPEIWNDTDGAVDVLVAGVGTGGTITGVSRYIKNTQGKPIISVAVEPVVSPVITQAIAGEEIKPSPHKIQGIGAGFVPKNLDLSIVDRVELVTDDESKAMALRLMQEEGILCGISCGAAMAVAVRLAETPEMQGKTIVVILPDSGERYLSSMLFSDLFTEQENQQ is encoded by the coding sequence ATGAGCCGTATATACGCTGACAACGCCCATTCCATTGGCAATACGCCGCTGGTGCAGATCAACCGCATTGCCCCGCGCGGTGTGACCATCCTGGCCAAGATCGAAGGGCGCAACCCGGGTTACTCGGTCAAGTGCCGGATCGGCGCGAGCATGATCTGGGACGCCGAAAGCTCCGGCAAACTCAAGCCTGGCATGACCATCGTCGAACCGACGTCGGGCAATACCGGCATTGGCCTGGCCTTTGTTGCCGCGGCCCGTGGTTACAAGTTGATGCTGACCATGCCGGCGTCGATGAGCATCGAGCGACGCAAAGTCCTCAAGGCACTGGGCGCCGAACTGGTGCTGACCGAACCGGCCAAAGGCATGAAGGGCGCCATTGAGAAGGCTGCCGAGATCCTGGCCAGCGATCCGGCCAAATACTTCATGCCGTCGCAGTTCGACAACCCGGCCAACCCGGCCATTCACGAGAAAACCACCGGTCCGGAAATCTGGAACGATACTGACGGCGCAGTCGATGTGCTGGTCGCGGGCGTTGGAACCGGCGGAACCATTACCGGTGTTTCGCGGTATATCAAGAATACCCAGGGCAAACCGATTATCTCGGTAGCTGTGGAACCGGTGGTGTCGCCGGTGATTACCCAGGCGATAGCCGGTGAAGAGATCAAGCCGAGCCCGCACAAGATCCAGGGGATCGGTGCCGGTTTTGTCCCGAAGAATCTGGACTTGTCGATCGTCGATCGGGTTGAGTTGGTCACCGATGACGAATCGAAGGCTATGGCGCTGCGCCTGATGCAGGAAGAAGGGATTTTGTGCGGTATTTCCTGTGGCGCCGCGATGGCGGTGGCGGTGCGTCTGGCCGAAACACCGGAAATGCAGGGCAAGACCATCGTGGTGATCCTGCCGGACTCCGGTGAGCGCTACTTGTCGAGCATGTTGTTCAGCGACCTGTTTACCGAGCAGGAAAATCAGCAGTAG
- a CDS encoding DUF748 domain-containing protein has product MALHRQRFAAMKRRYRWPLWTLAGLVVLLIALHFALPYLVRDYLNEKLADMGDYRGQVTDVDLALWRGAYKINGLKIVKVDGKVPVPFVNAPLIDLSVSWHSLWSDRAVVAEVQFFNPEVNFVDGGTNKQNSQTGQGTDWRAQLSKLAPFTFNEIRIYDGKINFRNFNSKPPVNMNATQVNASLYNLTNVVDTEGKRDARFEGKALLLGHAPLETTATFDPLSNFEDFEFRLRAKDIELKRMNDFASAYGKFDFNAGHGDVVIEAQAKKAQLTGYIKPLLKDVDVFNWQQDVENKDKGLFRSIWEAIVGGSETVLKNQGKNQFATRVELSGNVHRQDISAFQAFLQILRNGFVQAFNARYERPKPDQG; this is encoded by the coding sequence ATGGCTTTACATCGTCAGAGATTTGCCGCCATGAAACGTCGATACCGTTGGCCCCTGTGGACCCTCGCCGGTCTCGTTGTGCTACTGATTGCCCTGCACTTCGCCCTGCCCTACCTGGTGCGCGATTACTTGAACGAGAAACTGGCGGACATGGGCGATTACCGGGGCCAGGTCACCGACGTCGACCTCGCGCTGTGGCGCGGCGCCTACAAGATCAACGGGCTGAAAATCGTCAAGGTCGACGGCAAGGTCCCGGTGCCTTTCGTCAATGCACCGCTAATCGACCTGTCTGTCAGTTGGCACTCACTCTGGTCCGACCGCGCTGTGGTGGCCGAAGTGCAGTTCTTCAACCCTGAGGTGAACTTCGTCGACGGCGGCACCAACAAACAAAACTCCCAGACCGGTCAAGGCACCGACTGGCGCGCACAGTTGAGCAAACTGGCGCCGTTCACCTTTAACGAAATACGCATCTACGACGGCAAGATCAACTTTCGAAACTTCAATTCCAAGCCCCCCGTCAACATGAACGCCACTCAGGTCAACGCCAGCCTCTATAACCTGACCAACGTGGTCGACACCGAAGGCAAGCGCGACGCGCGCTTTGAAGGCAAGGCCCTGTTGCTGGGCCACGCCCCGCTGGAAACCACGGCCACCTTCGACCCCTTGAGCAATTTCGAAGACTTCGAATTCCGCCTGCGCGCCAAGGATATCGAGCTCAAGCGCATGAACGACTTCGCCTCGGCCTATGGCAAATTCGACTTCAACGCCGGTCACGGCGATGTAGTCATTGAAGCGCAGGCCAAAAAAGCCCAATTGACCGGCTATATCAAGCCGCTGCTCAAAGACGTGGACGTGTTCAACTGGCAGCAGGACGTGGAAAACAAGGACAAAGGGCTGTTCCGGTCCATCTGGGAGGCCATTGTCGGCGGCTCCGAAACCGTGCTGAAAAACCAGGGCAAGAACCAGTTTGCCACTCGCGTAGAACTGAGCGGCAACGTGCATCGACAAGATATCAGCGCGTTCCAGGCGTTTTTGCAGATTTTACGCAATGGTTTCGTTCAGGCATTCAATGCCCGGTATGAGCGGCCGAAACCGGATCAGGGCTAA
- a CDS encoding recombinase family protein: MMIRAYLRASTIEQDATRAKEQLRAFAVEHGQRVASWYTENESGATLERPELFRLLSDCEPGDVLLVEQVDRLARLNESDWLKLRGELQAKGVLVVALDLPTSHQAMQPARKGDDFTGRMLGAINTMLLDMLAAVARKDYEDRRRRQAQGIEKAKAEGAYKGRQIDQSLHQRVRELLADGKSIRKVAELIGCSTQTVQRVKRELAVPE, from the coding sequence ATGATGATCCGTGCATACCTCCGAGCTTCCACTATCGAGCAGGACGCCACCCGCGCTAAGGAGCAGCTGCGTGCCTTCGCTGTTGAGCATGGTCAGCGTGTGGCGAGCTGGTACACCGAGAATGAGTCCGGGGCCACACTGGAGCGCCCTGAGTTGTTCCGTCTGCTCTCTGACTGTGAACCGGGGGACGTGCTGCTGGTTGAGCAGGTAGACCGGCTGGCACGCCTGAACGAGTCGGACTGGTTGAAGCTCCGGGGCGAACTCCAGGCCAAAGGCGTGCTGGTGGTAGCGTTGGACCTGCCTACGTCACATCAGGCAATGCAGCCCGCCCGTAAGGGTGACGACTTCACGGGCCGGATGCTGGGCGCAATCAATACGATGCTGCTGGATATGCTCGCTGCGGTAGCCCGTAAGGACTATGAGGACCGCCGCCGCCGTCAAGCTCAGGGTATCGAGAAGGCGAAGGCCGAAGGCGCGTACAAGGGCAGACAGATAGACCAGAGCCTGCACCAGCGGGTGCGTGAGCTGCTGGCAGACGGCAAGAGCATTCGCAAGGTGGCCGAGTTGATCGGATGCAGCACGCAGACGGTGCAGCGCGTTAAGCGGGAGCTGGCCGTGCCGGAGTGA